The following coding sequences lie in one Sedimentibacter sp. MB35-C1 genomic window:
- a CDS encoding DUF368 domain-containing protein — MDFIYGFLKGMALGAGAIAPGVSGGALAVIFGLYDKITNFIAHLNINFKRNLIFFIPIGIGAVVGVLAFSRIIEFLFANYEVEARYAFVGLMLGTFPIAVKEANKKGFKKAYMIPFIASFLLTIVLTYIGNNSVNAVMNAGNEPVHLILYGLIIGFGTIIPGVSASVILMYIGAYELVIGAISNFKIMFLFFLGIGFILSVLLFAKLISMLFAKMYGMMYYTILGLVLGSIISIFPGFEMTFFYMINIIILISCFILSYSLGRYAGNR; from the coding sequence ATGGACTTTATATATGGGTTTTTGAAGGGTATGGCCCTAGGGGCAGGAGCAATTGCTCCGGGCGTGAGCGGAGGAGCTTTAGCTGTTATTTTTGGGCTTTACGATAAAATAACTAATTTTATTGCTCATTTGAACATAAATTTTAAACGCAATTTAATTTTTTTTATTCCCATTGGAATCGGAGCTGTAGTCGGTGTCTTAGCATTTAGCAGAATAATAGAATTTTTGTTTGCTAATTATGAAGTTGAGGCAAGATATGCATTTGTAGGCTTAATGCTTGGCACGTTTCCTATTGCTGTGAAAGAAGCAAATAAAAAAGGATTTAAAAAAGCATACATGATTCCGTTTATAGCATCATTTTTATTAACAATTGTTCTTACATATATAGGAAATAACTCCGTTAATGCTGTAATGAATGCTGGTAATGAGCCTGTTCATTTAATCCTATATGGATTAATAATTGGCTTTGGAACTATAATCCCTGGCGTCAGTGCATCTGTTATTTTAATGTATATAGGAGCATATGAACTTGTGATAGGAGCCATATCTAACTTTAAGATAATGTTTCTTTTCTTTTTAGGTATTGGATTTATCCTTAGCGTATTATTATTTGCAAAGTTGATTTCAATGCTTTTTGCCAAAATGTATGGCATGATGTACTATACGATACTCGGGCTTGTTTTAGGTTCAATTATTTCAATATTCCCGGGATTTGAAATGACATTTTTCTATATGATTAACATAATAATTCTGATTTCATGCTTTATTTTATCATACTCATTGGGCAGATATGCCGGTAACAGGTAA
- a CDS encoding carbon starvation protein A, with amino-acid sequence MTTFLIGIIILVVGGYFYGSYCEKVFGPDDRETPAITKADGVDFVVMKKWKNSLIELLNIAGTGPIFGPIQGILFGPVAFITIPIGCVIAGSMHDYFSGMISMRNGGAQMPKLIKKYLGNNVIKFYNFFLWILMFLVGVVFVYTPGDLIVTQVFSQEAAVSNPTVWIVYGAIFAYYLIATLFPIDAIIGRVYPIFGGFLIVSAIGIFIGILLDGGANLTNLSLAGMFSQHPQGLPFIPVFFITVACGIMSGFHATQATLISRTVKSEKEGRMTFFNMMLVEGFIAMCWAAGTMVLFGRGTDVGTASTLIVGMVSKEFLGSIGGMIAIVGVIVLPITSGDTAFRSLRLMVSEQFNINQQSPKNRILTSAALFVPAAVVLYISKLSPQGFNILWRYFAFTNQFVATFALGTIAVYLYITGKNYFVALLPGMFYFFITLSFIFHAPIGLRLDELVGLDPSSYTASFILAAVMCIGYAWFIKRRAETNKEQILKNVVS; translated from the coding sequence ATGACAACATTTTTAATCGGAATTATTATTCTTGTTGTTGGTGGTTATTTTTACGGTTCATACTGTGAAAAAGTATTTGGACCTGATGATAGAGAAACACCAGCAATTACTAAAGCTGACGGAGTGGACTTCGTTGTAATGAAAAAATGGAAGAACTCATTAATCGAATTATTGAATATTGCTGGAACAGGCCCTATATTCGGACCTATTCAGGGTATTCTGTTCGGACCTGTGGCATTTATTACAATACCTATCGGTTGTGTTATTGCCGGTTCTATGCATGACTATTTTTCAGGCATGATTTCCATGAGAAACGGCGGAGCACAAATGCCTAAGTTAATCAAAAAATATTTGGGAAACAACGTTATAAAATTTTACAATTTCTTCTTGTGGATTTTGATGTTCCTTGTTGGTGTTGTTTTTGTATACACACCGGGAGACTTAATTGTAACTCAGGTTTTCAGTCAGGAAGCAGCAGTAAGCAATCCTACAGTGTGGATAGTTTACGGAGCTATATTTGCTTATTACCTGATTGCTACACTGTTCCCAATTGATGCAATTATCGGAAGGGTATATCCTATATTCGGAGGATTCCTTATAGTTTCAGCAATAGGTATTTTTATAGGAATCTTGCTTGACGGAGGTGCAAACCTAACAAACCTTTCACTTGCAGGAATGTTCAGTCAGCATCCACAAGGTCTTCCGTTTATACCGGTGTTCTTTATAACGGTTGCCTGCGGAATAATGTCAGGATTTCATGCTACCCAGGCTACATTAATTTCCAGAACAGTTAAATCCGAAAAAGAAGGAAGAATGACATTCTTCAATATGATGCTGGTAGAAGGCTTTATAGCTATGTGTTGGGCAGCAGGAACAATGGTATTGTTTGGAAGAGGAACAGACGTTGGTACAGCGTCTACACTTATAGTTGGTATGGTGTCAAAAGAATTCTTGGGTTCAATCGGAGGTATGATAGCAATTGTAGGAGTTATAGTACTGCCTATTACATCCGGAGATACAGCATTCAGATCACTGAGACTTATGGTTTCTGAACAGTTTAACATTAATCAGCAGAGTCCCAAAAACAGAATTTTAACATCTGCTGCATTGTTCGTACCTGCTGCAGTGGTGTTATATATTTCAAAATTAAGCCCTCAGGGATTTAATATTTTGTGGAGATACTTTGCGTTCACAAACCAATTTGTTGCTACATTTGCATTAGGAACAATTGCAGTGTACCTTTATATTACAGGAAAGAACTATTTTGTCGCATTATTGCCAGGCATGTTTTACTTTTTTATAACATTAAGCTTTATATTCCACGCTCCTATAGGATTAAGGCTGGATGAGCTGGTAGGACTTGATCCTTCAAGCTACACTGCTTCATTTATACTTGCTGCGGTTATGTGCATAGGATATGCATGGTTTATTAAAAGACGTGCGGAAACAAATAAAGAGCAAATTTTAAAGAATGTCGTGTCATAA
- a CDS encoding chromate transporter, with translation MERNYKFYLKLFWSTFSLSAFTVGGGYVIVPLMRKKFVEELEWIDEEEMLNLVAISQSAPGPIAVNTSIMVGYRIAGIVGAFVTILGTILPPLIIITVIAHFYSFIKENRIVNYMLLGMRAGVAAVILDVIIRMAMDIFKTKNIVSIMIMAVTFLAAVVFNINAALIIIFSGVFGGFYYNLFKKEGINK, from the coding sequence ATGGAAAGAAATTATAAATTTTACTTGAAGCTTTTCTGGTCAACATTCTCATTGAGCGCTTTTACTGTAGGAGGAGGATATGTAATAGTTCCTCTTATGAGAAAAAAGTTTGTTGAGGAACTTGAATGGATAGATGAAGAAGAAATGCTAAATCTTGTGGCTATTTCTCAATCAGCTCCCGGACCGATTGCAGTCAATACTTCAATAATGGTAGGATACAGAATTGCAGGGATCGTTGGAGCATTTGTAACCATACTAGGGACAATACTTCCTCCTCTGATTATAATTACTGTGATTGCTCATTTTTATTCATTTATTAAGGAAAATAGAATTGTTAATTATATGCTTCTTGGAATGAGAGCCGGAGTTGCAGCAGTTATTTTGGATGTAATTATTAGAATGGCTATGGATATTTTTAAAACTAAAAATATAGTGTCAATAATGATTATGGCAGTAACCTTTTTAGCAGCGGTAGTTTTTAATATTAATGCTGCATTGATAATTATATTCAGTGGTGTATTTGGGGGTTTTTATTATAATCTCTTTAAGAAGGAAGGTATTAACAAATGA
- a CDS encoding radical SAM protein, with amino-acid sequence MNAKLTDYKKLYDDCTLCPRECHARRTNGQKGYCRENSRLVVARAALHMWEEPCISGSRGSGTVFFSGCSVGCVYCQNHNIADGTAGKIITTERLSEIFLELQNKKAHNINLVTPSHFVPHIIEAVNSSRKNGLNIPIVYNTGSYEKPDVLGLLDGIADIYLPDLKYMDSNISERYSNCKDYFNFASKSISEMVRQVGECEFDSEGMLLKGVIVRHMMLPGYLEDSKNIIRYLHETFGSKIYISIMNQYTPLNNVKKHPEIDRKITDEEYKDLINYAISIGIENGFLQEGETQSESFIPEFNCEGV; translated from the coding sequence ATGAACGCTAAATTAACAGACTATAAAAAACTATATGATGATTGTACGCTTTGCCCCAGGGAATGTCATGCCCGCAGAACCAACGGGCAAAAAGGATATTGTAGAGAAAACAGCAGGTTGGTAGTAGCCAGAGCTGCTCTTCACATGTGGGAGGAACCATGTATTTCCGGTTCAAGAGGTTCGGGAACAGTATTTTTCAGCGGCTGTTCTGTAGGATGTGTTTACTGTCAGAATCATAATATTGCTGATGGTACTGCAGGTAAAATTATTACAACAGAAAGACTTTCAGAGATATTTTTAGAGCTCCAGAACAAAAAAGCACACAATATTAACCTGGTAACTCCAAGCCATTTTGTCCCCCACATTATAGAAGCTGTCAATTCCAGCCGTAAAAACGGTCTGAATATTCCTATTGTATATAATACCGGAAGTTATGAAAAACCTGATGTGTTAGGACTGTTGGACGGAATTGCTGATATCTATCTGCCGGATTTGAAATACATGGATTCAAATATTTCTGAAAGATATTCAAACTGCAAAGACTATTTCAATTTTGCATCCAAGTCGATTTCTGAGATGGTAAGACAAGTTGGCGAATGCGAATTTGACTCTGAAGGCATGCTGCTAAAAGGCGTAATTGTACGCCATATGATGCTACCAGGATATCTAGAAGATTCTAAGAATATAATAAGATACTTACATGAAACTTTTGGCAGCAAAATTTATATAAGTATTATGAATCAATACACTCCGCTGAACAATGTCAAAAAACATCCTGAGATTGACAGAAAAATAACCGATGAAGAATATAAAGATTTGATAAATTATGCTATCAGTATAGGTATTGAAAATGGTTTTTTACAAGAAGGAGAAACGCAATCCGAAAGCTTTATTCCGGAATTTAATTGCGAAGGAGTATGA
- a CDS encoding ArsA family ATPase produces the protein MNKIIFFGGKGGVGKTTCSASYAVHEAGSGLKTLIVSTDPAHSTSDIFEKKINDEITNIMPNLDALEISGEKESKAYMDSVRLNLKRVVSPVIVKEINKQIDAASISPGTEEAALFDKMIEIITEKSEEYDRIIFDTAPTGHTLRLLSLPELLGSWIDSLIAKRSKSVNLMSMALKGKKASKNDLENDEVIKVLKKRYDKVAKAKKIMVDNKMLTFIFVINAEKLPIDETEKAVKILEKYNIPVGGIIVNKILPEDMADEFWKNKKEQEKKYLHVIEETFKDKAILKLPLQQEDIKSDNIKIIADRFDKCDF, from the coding sequence ATGAATAAAATTATTTTTTTCGGCGGAAAGGGAGGAGTAGGAAAAACTACTTGCAGTGCTTCATATGCAGTACACGAAGCAGGCAGCGGATTGAAAACACTGATTGTTTCAACAGATCCTGCTCACTCAACTTCAGATATTTTTGAAAAGAAGATAAATGATGAAATAACCAACATTATGCCAAATTTAGATGCACTGGAGATAAGCGGAGAAAAAGAAAGCAAGGCTTACATGGACAGTGTAAGACTTAACCTTAAGCGAGTTGTCAGCCCTGTTATTGTTAAGGAAATAAACAAGCAAATAGACGCTGCTTCCATATCTCCTGGAACCGAAGAAGCTGCTTTGTTCGATAAGATGATTGAAATTATTACCGAAAAGTCTGAAGAATACGACAGAATTATATTTGATACGGCTCCAACCGGCCATACATTAAGACTCTTGTCTCTTCCAGAACTTTTAGGCTCTTGGATTGACAGCTTGATTGCTAAAAGAAGCAAATCAGTAAACCTTATGTCAATGGCATTAAAAGGCAAGAAAGCTTCCAAAAATGACTTGGAAAATGACGAGGTTATTAAAGTTCTGAAAAAGAGATATGACAAAGTAGCAAAAGCAAAAAAAATAATGGTAGATAACAAAATGCTGACATTTATATTTGTAATAAATGCAGAAAAACTTCCTATTGATGAGACTGAAAAAGCTGTGAAAATTTTGGAAAAATATAATATACCCGTGGGAGGCATCATAGTTAATAAAATACTTCCTGAAGACATGGCAGACGAGTTCTGGAAAAACAAAAAAGAACAGGAAAAAAAATATTTACATGTTATTGAAGAAACTTTTAAAGACAAGGCCATACTAAAGCTTCCTCTTCAGCAGGAGGATATAAAATCAGATAACATAAAAATTATTGCAGATAGATTTGACAAATGTGACTTTTAA
- a CDS encoding LD-carboxypeptidase, translating to MAIRPPILRAGDTIGVVTLGSPRDEATINERIQFLENLGFSVLVGDYVYSSEGYLAATPQQRASDLMSMFENPNIRAIIPVRGGTGVKDVIPYLDYNLINRNPKIFTGYSDITVLLNVLYIWSNLITFHSLLLIDFRSTTPAYNFNQFFTATSTLTSPRLMENPPGIPLVSRVPGNVSGTIVGGNLQSFVDTLGTPYEVDTKGRIVFIEETHESISRVYRLVTHLIHAGKFRDCAGIIVGECTNCPDAYGKTYEDLINDVLVPLGKPLMTNLASGHGYYKMTIPIGAHANLNTFENTLIITEPTVSLT from the coding sequence ATGGCAATACGACCACCAATCTTGCGTGCCGGGGATACCATCGGTGTTGTGACACTTGGTAGTCCCCGAGATGAAGCTACCATTAATGAAAGAATACAATTTCTTGAAAATCTTGGTTTTAGTGTGCTAGTTGGAGATTATGTATACTCATCAGAGGGTTACTTGGCTGCAACACCACAGCAACGGGCTTCTGATTTAATGAGCATGTTTGAAAATCCAAATATAAGAGCTATAATTCCTGTAAGAGGCGGAACTGGAGTTAAGGATGTTATTCCTTACTTAGACTACAACCTTATTAATAGAAATCCTAAAATATTTACTGGATACAGTGATATAACGGTTTTGCTGAATGTGTTATATATATGGTCAAATCTAATTACTTTCCACAGTTTGCTTTTGATTGATTTCAGAAGCACAACTCCTGCTTATAATTTTAATCAATTTTTTACCGCAACTTCAACACTCACATCTCCAAGATTAATGGAAAATCCGCCTGGTATTCCACTGGTAAGCAGAGTCCCCGGAAACGTAAGCGGTACCATAGTAGGAGGAAATCTTCAATCATTTGTGGATACCCTTGGAACTCCTTACGAGGTAGATACTAAAGGCAGGATTGTGTTCATCGAAGAAACTCACGAATCAATAAGCCGTGTTTACAGGCTCGTAACCCATTTAATTCATGCAGGCAAATTCCGTGATTGTGCAGGAATAATTGTTGGTGAGTGCACAAACTGCCCGGATGCTTACGGCAAAACATATGAAGATCTCATAAACGACGTACTGGTTCCGCTTGGAAAACCATTGATGACTAATCTCGCTTCAGGCCACGGATATTATAAAATGACAATTCCTATAGGTGCTCACGCCAATTTAAATACTTTCGAAAACACACTGATTATAACAGAGCCTACAGTAAGCTTAACCTAA
- the cls gene encoding cardiolipin synthase — translation MQRIRNMLFSRVVLVALSILLQLLTFVIMIRKFSDYFVVFDVIFTIISILAVLHILNSRSDPAYKVAWIIPIMLFPIFGGLFYLTLGGTGLSGRMKRKMSRISDKMKECMNQNQETLKLLKQDSNVAFNQAKYIEKYTMCPVYNNSYTKFLPSGEEFFEHLIDELKNAKRFIFLEFFIIDEGEMWNTILDILKDKAKNGVDVRVIYDDVGCMFKLPFRYNRRLEEYGIKCCVFNPFIPVLSLRLNNRDHRKIAVIDGKTAFTGGVNIADEYINAVEKFGHWRDCAIKIKGDAVWSLTVMFLSIWTFLKDTEEDYKKFMPDSLDENLGCCGYVQPFDDSPLDDEHVSEAVYLNLINQAEKYIYIETPYLIADNKMMIALSLAAKRGVDVKILTPGIPDKRYAFAVTQSSYEELLDSGVSIYRYTPGFNHGKTFVIDDRYAVVGTINLDYRSLYLHFECGVWMFDTDSIKQVKESTLDALEKSRKITLYEVKKISRVKKVIRTILKIFAPLM, via the coding sequence ATGCAGAGAATTAGAAATATGTTGTTTAGCAGAGTTGTGCTTGTTGCTTTATCGATTTTGCTGCAGCTTTTGACATTTGTTATAATGATCAGAAAATTCAGCGATTATTTTGTTGTATTTGATGTAATATTTACTATTATAAGTATTCTGGCCGTATTACATATACTGAACAGTAGGAGTGATCCGGCTTATAAAGTTGCATGGATTATTCCAATTATGCTGTTTCCCATATTCGGGGGGCTTTTTTATTTGACGCTGGGTGGAACAGGATTATCTGGAAGAATGAAAAGAAAGATGTCACGTATTTCTGATAAAATGAAAGAGTGCATGAATCAGAATCAGGAAACTCTGAAACTTTTGAAGCAAGATAGCAATGTTGCATTTAATCAGGCTAAGTATATTGAAAAATATACTATGTGTCCAGTCTACAATAATTCATATACAAAATTTCTACCGTCAGGAGAGGAATTTTTTGAACATTTGATAGATGAATTAAAAAATGCGAAAAGATTTATCTTTCTTGAATTTTTTATTATTGACGAGGGCGAGATGTGGAACACTATTCTTGACATATTGAAGGATAAAGCTAAAAATGGTGTTGACGTTCGTGTCATTTATGATGATGTGGGATGCATGTTCAAACTTCCTTTCAGATATAACAGGCGATTGGAGGAATATGGAATTAAATGCTGTGTTTTCAATCCATTTATTCCTGTTTTGTCCCTAAGGCTAAATAACAGGGATCATAGAAAGATTGCTGTTATTGATGGAAAGACAGCTTTTACGGGAGGAGTTAACATTGCTGATGAATATATCAATGCAGTGGAAAAATTCGGACATTGGAGAGACTGTGCCATAAAAATAAAGGGAGATGCAGTCTGGAGCCTTACAGTGATGTTTTTATCTATATGGACTTTTCTCAAGGATACGGAAGAAGATTATAAAAAGTTTATGCCGGACTCGTTGGACGAAAACCTTGGGTGCTGTGGTTATGTTCAGCCGTTTGACGACAGTCCGCTGGATGATGAGCACGTAAGTGAAGCGGTATATTTGAATTTAATTAATCAGGCGGAAAAATATATTTATATCGAGACTCCTTATCTTATTGCAGACAATAAAATGATGATTGCATTAAGTCTTGCAGCAAAAAGAGGTGTGGATGTAAAAATTCTTACTCCAGGTATCCCTGATAAAAGGTATGCATTTGCCGTTACCCAATCAAGCTATGAAGAGCTTTTAGATTCAGGAGTGTCCATTTACCGGTATACACCGGGATTCAATCATGGAAAGACTTTCGTTATTGATGACAGATATGCTGTTGTAGGAACAATAAATCTCGATTACAGAAGTTTGTATCTGCATTTTGAATGTGGAGTATGGATGTTTGATACAGATAGTATAAAGCAGGTTAAAGAAAGTACATTGGATGCTCTTGAGAAGAGCAGAAAAATAACTCTGTATGAGGTTAAGAAAATATCAAGAGTAAAGAAAGTTATAAGAACCATTCTAAAAATATTTGCACCTTTGATGTAA
- a CDS encoding carbon starvation protein A produces the protein MNALLLVLLGIIVFVIAYVTYGAWLAKQWGVDPTRKTPAHEINDGVDYVPAKPAVLLGHHFASIAGAGPINGPIQAAIFGWVPVLLWIVIGSIFVGGVHDFGSLYASVRHKGKSIGEVIHTNMGKRGMQLFSIFAWLTLILVVAAFTNIVAATFSSVPAAASSSLMFIILALVFGYAVYRKGLSLKIGTVVGVILLFTCVYLGQLFPLQLSVNTWILILMVYIFAASVAPVWILLQPRDYLNSFLLYAMIAGAVVGLIVYRPGIQLPAVTGFYVGNQYMFPMLFVIVACGAISGFHSLVGSGTTSKQVNNENDTKLIGYGSMLIEGLLAIIALITAAYISSGELTELLKGGPVNVFSSGVGTFMSKFGIPFEVGKSFVALAVSAFALTSLDTATRLARFIFQEFFDNPESEKQSVLSNMYVSTAITVLIGGYLAAGGYSKIWPIFGSANQLLAALSLLAIAVWLKKTGKNYHMLTIPMIFMLFVTLTALILLIKSNLAAGNYILVIFPVLLFVLAVVLAKEGYSIVFKKDELKNTSE, from the coding sequence ATGAACGCATTGCTTTTAGTTTTACTTGGTATTATTGTTTTTGTAATAGCTTATGTGACTTATGGAGCCTGGCTGGCTAAACAATGGGGGGTTGATCCAACAAGAAAAACACCGGCACACGAAATAAATGACGGGGTAGATTACGTTCCGGCAAAACCGGCTGTATTGTTAGGACATCATTTTGCTTCAATAGCAGGCGCTGGGCCTATAAATGGTCCTATTCAGGCAGCTATATTTGGATGGGTACCTGTACTTCTTTGGATAGTTATTGGAAGCATATTTGTAGGAGGAGTTCATGATTTTGGCTCACTGTATGCTTCTGTTCGTCACAAAGGAAAATCTATAGGTGAAGTAATACACACAAATATGGGAAAAAGAGGAATGCAATTATTTTCTATATTTGCCTGGCTTACATTGATATTGGTGGTTGCGGCTTTCACTAATATAGTTGCGGCAACATTTTCTTCTGTTCCTGCTGCAGCTTCTTCTTCCTTAATGTTTATAATTTTAGCATTAGTATTTGGTTATGCTGTATACCGAAAGGGACTTTCATTGAAAATTGGTACTGTTGTTGGAGTTATTCTACTTTTCACATGTGTATATTTAGGTCAATTGTTCCCTTTGCAGTTAAGTGTTAATACTTGGATATTAATTTTAATGGTTTATATTTTTGCTGCTTCAGTGGCACCTGTATGGATTCTACTGCAACCGAGAGATTATCTTAATTCATTCCTGTTATATGCTATGATAGCCGGTGCTGTAGTAGGGCTTATTGTATACAGACCTGGTATTCAACTGCCGGCAGTTACCGGATTTTACGTAGGCAACCAGTATATGTTCCCTATGTTGTTCGTAATAGTTGCCTGCGGTGCTATTTCCGGATTCCACTCACTTGTTGGTTCTGGTACTACGTCCAAGCAGGTAAATAATGAAAATGACACCAAGCTCATTGGATATGGTTCGATGCTGATAGAAGGCCTTTTAGCTATAATAGCCCTCATTACAGCTGCATATATTTCCAGTGGAGAATTAACCGAACTGCTGAAGGGCGGGCCTGTAAATGTATTTTCAAGTGGTGTAGGAACATTTATGTCTAAGTTTGGCATTCCTTTTGAAGTAGGAAAATCATTCGTTGCATTGGCGGTATCTGCATTTGCATTAACAAGTCTTGACACTGCTACGAGATTGGCGAGATTTATATTCCAAGAGTTCTTCGATAACCCTGAAAGCGAAAAACAATCAGTCTTGTCAAATATGTATGTTTCAACAGCTATAACTGTCTTGATAGGCGGATACCTTGCTGCTGGCGGATATTCTAAGATTTGGCCTATATTCGGATCAGCTAACCAGCTTTTAGCAGCTTTGTCATTGCTTGCTATAGCAGTTTGGCTCAAAAAAACAGGCAAGAATTATCATATGCTGACTATTCCTATGATATTTATGCTGTTCGTTACACTTACTGCACTAATTCTGTTGATTAAGTCAAATTTGGCTGCGGGAAATTATATATTGGTAATATTCCCTGTTCTGCTGTTTGTACTTGCGGTTGTTCTTGCTAAAGAGGGATACTCAATTGTATTTAAAAAAGATGAGTTAAAAAATACATCTGAATAA
- a CDS encoding S-layer homology domain-containing protein, with product MALIMANYAKVIGFKLPKVHAENTFADGANINTWAKNAVKQMQMAGVISGKNNNKFDPQGKATRAEVSAVLKRFVQVADTAVFFKTFS from the coding sequence ATGGCGTTGATTATGGCAAACTATGCAAAAGTAATTGGCTTTAAGTTGCCAAAGGTACACGCTGAAAATACCTTTGCAGATGGTGCAAATATCAACACATGGGCAAAGAACGCTGTGAAGCAAATGCAAATGGCTGGTGTCATCAGTGGTAAAAATAATAATAAGTTTGACCCACAAGGGAAAGCAACACGTGCAGAAGTTTCCGCAGTATTAAAGAGGTTTGTACAAGTTGCCGACACTGCCGTTTTCTTTAAAACATTTTCATAA
- a CDS encoding rubrerythrin family protein gives MVNDFINSQTYKNLLNAYNLESIESTRYRIDGEMARREGYQQIADIFDLTARNEQQHAHIWMRFMFQGVMPTVLQSLFEAAETEGYEGTDLFMQYAEVAQSEGYTDIANMFEGIAVIERHQQYRFNQLAQNMANNQVFCKESNTVWVCLICGNLVWGDCAPERCPICGYPQGYYEINCENY, from the coding sequence ATGGTTAATGATTTTATTAACAGCCAGACATATAAAAATCTACTAAATGCATATAACCTAGAATCGATTGAAAGCACACGTTATAGAATAGACGGTGAAATGGCCAGAAGGGAAGGATATCAACAAATTGCAGATATTTTTGATTTGACTGCAAGAAATGAACAGCAGCATGCACATATATGGATGCGTTTTATGTTTCAGGGAGTTATGCCTACAGTGTTGCAAAGCCTGTTTGAGGCGGCAGAAACAGAAGGATACGAAGGAACAGATTTATTTATGCAATACGCTGAAGTTGCCCAATCAGAAGGATATACAGATATAGCTAATATGTTTGAAGGAATAGCTGTAATAGAAAGGCACCAGCAGTATAGATTTAATCAATTGGCGCAAAATATGGCGAACAATCAGGTGTTCTGCAAGGAGAGCAACACTGTTTGGGTGTGCCTGATTTGCGGAAATCTGGTATGGGGAGACTGTGCTCCCGAGAGGTGCCCTATATGCGGATATCCTCAAGGATATTATGAGATTAACTGCGAGAATTACTAA
- a CDS encoding zinc dependent phospholipase C family protein — protein MPTTYAHYTFGQEVLKLIDEDINKIINKNKDLFNIGLHGPDILFYYKPLKSNRISKVGHNLHERIAADFFGNAKDVINASSDYEASLSYIFGFICHFVLDSHCHPYIIKNEGRIITHSHIETEFDRVLMLKDNLNPVLFRPTSHIKCDCEYSEVISSFYKEISKGEIKDALKSMKQCLNFLVAPGRVKRNLLMLGLKISGNYENMVGLLMSYSPIEECNEMNEKLYEIYNESTNLAAEMVDYYYRNLKADGKLDQRFNRNFL, from the coding sequence ATGCCTACTACATATGCTCATTACACATTTGGACAGGAAGTCTTAAAATTGATAGATGAAGACATTAATAAGATTATAAATAAAAATAAGGATTTGTTTAACATCGGACTCCATGGACCTGATATTTTGTTTTATTATAAGCCGCTGAAATCAAACCGCATAAGCAAGGTAGGACACAATTTACATGAAAGAATCGCCGCAGATTTTTTCGGAAATGCAAAGGATGTTATAAACGCTTCGTCTGATTATGAAGCTTCATTATCATATATATTCGGATTTATATGTCATTTTGTGCTTGACAGCCATTGCCATCCGTACATAATAAAAAATGAAGGGCGGATAATTACTCACAGCCACATAGAAACGGAATTTGACAGGGTGCTCATGCTTAAAGATAATTTAAATCCTGTTTTATTTAGACCAACCTCTCATATTAAATGTGATTGCGAATATTCGGAGGTAATATCATCGTTTTACAAAGAAATATCTAAGGGAGAAATAAAAGATGCGTTGAAGTCTATGAAACAGTGCCTGAATTTTCTTGTTGCACCTGGCAGGGTAAAGAGAAATCTTCTAATGCTGGGGTTGAAGATTTCAGGTAACTACGAAAATATGGTCGGATTGTTGATGAGCTATAGCCCCATTGAAGAATGCAATGAAATGAATGAAAAATTATATGAGATCTACAATGAGTCTACCAACTTAGCTGCAGAGATGGTTGACTATTATTATAGAAATCTAAAAGCCGATGGAAAGCTCGATCAGCGCTTTAACAGAAATTTTTTATAA